In Aequorivita sp. H23M31, a single window of DNA contains:
- the rplS gene encoding 50S ribosomal protein L19: protein MEELVKFVENEFVTKKDFPEFGAGDTITVYYEIREGEKTRTQFFRGVVIQVKGTGLTKTFTIRKMSGTIGVERIFPLNMPALQKVEVNKRGSVRRARIYYFRGLTGRKARIKEKRN, encoded by the coding sequence ATGGAAGAGTTAGTAAAATTTGTTGAAAACGAATTTGTCACCAAAAAAGATTTCCCTGAATTTGGTGCAGGAGACACAATTACCGTGTATTATGAAATCCGCGAAGGCGAAAAAACCCGTACACAGTTTTTCCGTGGCGTGGTCATCCAAGTAAAAGGAACTGGGCTTACCAAAACCTTTACAATAAGAAAAATGAGCGGTACTATTGGAGTGGAACGTATTTTTCCACTTAATATGCCAGCGCTTCAAAAAGTTGAAGTTAATAAAAGAGGTAGCGTTCGTAGAGCACGTATTTATTACTTTAGAGGTCTTACTGGAAGAAAAGCCAGAATCAAAGAAAAGCGTAACTAG
- a CDS encoding alpha/beta fold hydrolase yields the protein MNFNLKKELPLLLLSVLPISFMGYIWKALPNEVPLHWNLQGEIDRYGSKGELFIIGLLPIFLYALFLFIPLIDPKKRMEAMGNKFYAIRLITGLFIAVLFTFILYSVKEQSLGNPNYLFMIIGAFFVLLGNYFRTIKPNYFVGIRTPWTLENEDVWKSTHRLAGKLWVGGGLVIIISCFIFDQETALTIFYIFTGIIVLVPVVYSYIKFKKSVALIILITLSTGIYSQNNRPQTPEPPFNYKVENVSFFNIKDSVTLAGTFTYPESGSNFPAVILITGSGPQDRNEEIFNHKPFWVIADYLSNKGIAVLRYDDRGVGGSTGDFATSTTFDFGQDVVAAIDYLKTRKEINLEKIGLIGHSEGGIIAPIIAAKNSDVAFVVSLAGVMIPMGDLLILQKEMQLRTMGSSEEYIVKEIDFDTGIMATIQKSTAGSLKEDLEKYTIQYFLDNPKFVSEHGLSEAYYKQLIVNSYSSPWLSSLIRYNPTAALENLDVPLLALNGEKDLQVPAKENFEALRDIAQKFPSKRFTLNSYPNLNHLFQECEKGTVQEYGQIEQTFSPAVLHDISEWINKI from the coding sequence ATGAATTTCAATCTTAAAAAAGAACTGCCCCTACTCCTACTTTCAGTTTTGCCCATTTCTTTTATGGGTTACATTTGGAAAGCTCTACCCAACGAAGTTCCGCTACATTGGAATCTTCAAGGAGAAATAGACCGATATGGTAGCAAAGGGGAATTATTTATAATTGGCCTGTTGCCCATTTTTTTATATGCTCTCTTTTTATTTATTCCTTTAATAGATCCCAAAAAACGGATGGAGGCGATGGGGAATAAGTTCTATGCTATTAGATTGATCACGGGACTGTTCATTGCGGTGCTTTTCACTTTTATTCTTTATTCAGTCAAAGAGCAATCTTTAGGAAATCCAAACTATTTATTTATGATTATAGGCGCTTTTTTCGTCTTGCTCGGTAATTACTTCCGGACTATAAAACCAAATTATTTTGTGGGAATCCGTACACCTTGGACCTTGGAAAATGAAGATGTATGGAAGAGTACACATAGACTCGCAGGCAAATTATGGGTCGGTGGCGGTCTGGTGATAATCATCTCTTGTTTTATTTTTGACCAAGAAACAGCTCTTACCATTTTCTATATTTTTACGGGAATTATCGTTTTGGTTCCCGTAGTATATTCCTATATAAAATTCAAGAAATCGGTTGCTCTAATTATTTTGATAACGCTGTCCACTGGAATTTACTCCCAAAATAACCGTCCACAAACCCCAGAACCGCCATTTAATTATAAAGTAGAAAATGTTTCCTTTTTCAATATAAAGGACAGCGTAACTTTAGCGGGAACCTTTACATATCCTGAATCTGGGAGTAATTTTCCCGCCGTAATCCTAATTACCGGAAGTGGCCCCCAAGATAGAAATGAAGAAATTTTTAATCACAAACCATTTTGGGTCATTGCTGATTATCTATCGAATAAAGGAATTGCCGTTCTTCGTTATGACGATAGAGGAGTTGGCGGATCAACAGGGGATTTCGCAACCAGCACCACCTTTGATTTTGGTCAGGACGTTGTCGCGGCAATAGATTATCTAAAAACAAGAAAGGAAATTAACCTCGAAAAAATCGGATTGATCGGCCATAGCGAAGGTGGGATCATTGCTCCTATTATAGCTGCTAAAAATAGCGACGTGGCATTTGTAGTTTCTCTAGCCGGAGTAATGATTCCCATGGGTGATTTGTTAATACTTCAAAAAGAGATGCAGTTACGGACAATGGGATCTTCCGAAGAATATATAGTCAAGGAAATTGATTTTGACACGGGAATAATGGCTACCATCCAAAAGTCTACAGCAGGTTCCCTAAAGGAAGATTTAGAAAAATACACAATCCAATATTTTCTTGATAATCCAAAATTCGTTTCTGAGCACGGATTATCTGAGGCTTACTACAAACAATTAATTGTAAATTCTTATTCGAGCCCTTGGTTAAGTAGCCTTATTAGGTATAATCCTACAGCTGCTCTTGAAAACTTGGACGTTCCCCTACTGGCATTAAATGGAGAAAAGGATTTACAGGTGCCAGCCAAGGAAAATTTTGAAGCTTTAAGAGATATTGCCCAGAAATTTCCATCCAAAAGATTCACCTTAAATTCCTATCCAAACCTAAACCATCTTTTCCAGGAGTGCGAAAAAGGAACCGTTCAAGAATATGGCCAAATAGAACAAACCTTTTCCCCCGCGGTACTACATGATATTTCAGAATGGATCAATAAAATTTAG
- a CDS encoding autorepressor SdpR family transcription factor gives MKDIFKALNDETRREILELLKKRDMTAGEIADNFIISKPSISHHLDILQRADLIVGEKNGQFINYSINTTILDEVFSWLLTLKKQ, from the coding sequence ATGAAAGATATTTTCAAAGCATTAAATGATGAAACTCGTCGGGAGATTTTGGAACTATTGAAAAAAAGGGATATGACCGCCGGTGAAATTGCGGACAACTTTATTATTTCAAAGCCCAGCATTTCCCACCATTTGGATATTTTGCAGCGTGCAGATCTAATTGTAGGAGAAAAAAATGGACAATTCATAAATTATTCAATCAACACCACCATTTTAGACGAAGTTTTTTCTTGGCTACTAACCCTCAAAAAACAATAA
- a CDS encoding DUF748 domain-containing protein: protein MINCIMSEGKKPINYSKAKWFKRKRYYIPAIILHLFIAFRLFLPFWIENKVNKTLAELPGYQGQVSDIDVSIFNGTYSIKGMTLKKDSAKTEIPYIKLPHILIAFDWEALKEGKLASKIQIQNAELTYVLEDWKDIDNKTQTKDWKNVWTKLVPLDINQIEIHSGKVLFIPSSLHPEKFLGLQDLTLSATNLQSVIEKERILPSPIEVNGISNGNGKFHLEGNMNLQKEIPEMDLSFSLENADIEALNSFTSTYGGFYFAKGKMDIMGEADISKANFKGYIKPIINNSEVIKTEDDFTENLWQGFVLLFSDILKHTGSEPLTTKISVETGLGHSEMGTWATIIDSFNQSWIQVFNEKIIAENTVKKTPLSRKELQKQLQEQKAKRKKELRPKKG, encoded by the coding sequence ATGATAAATTGCATTATGTCTGAGGGAAAAAAACCTATAAATTATAGCAAAGCGAAGTGGTTTAAGAGAAAGCGCTATTACATTCCGGCAATAATCCTTCACCTTTTTATTGCCTTCAGACTTTTTTTACCATTTTGGATTGAGAATAAGGTTAATAAAACCCTAGCCGAACTTCCCGGATATCAGGGTCAAGTATCAGACATCGACGTATCTATTTTTAACGGAACATACTCTATTAAGGGTATGACCCTGAAAAAAGATTCTGCAAAAACAGAAATTCCGTATATCAAATTACCTCACATTTTAATTGCATTTGACTGGGAAGCACTTAAGGAAGGAAAGTTAGCCAGCAAAATTCAAATTCAGAATGCGGAACTAACCTATGTTCTTGAAGATTGGAAAGATATCGACAATAAAACGCAAACCAAAGATTGGAAAAACGTTTGGACAAAATTAGTGCCTTTAGACATCAACCAAATTGAAATTCATTCTGGAAAAGTGTTGTTTATACCATCATCATTGCATCCCGAAAAGTTTTTGGGTCTTCAGGATTTAACCTTGTCTGCTACCAACTTACAATCAGTTATAGAAAAAGAGCGTATCCTCCCCTCGCCTATCGAAGTCAACGGCATCTCAAATGGAAATGGCAAGTTTCATCTGGAAGGAAATATGAACCTTCAAAAAGAAATTCCGGAAATGGATCTGTCATTCTCTCTTGAAAACGCAGACATCGAGGCTTTGAATAGTTTTACAAGTACTTATGGAGGTTTTTATTTTGCAAAAGGAAAAATGGATATCATGGGGGAAGCTGATATAAGCAAGGCCAACTTTAAAGGATACATCAAACCCATAATTAATAATTCCGAAGTAATTAAAACTGAGGATGATTTTACCGAAAACCTTTGGCAAGGTTTTGTTCTTCTTTTTAGTGACATTTTAAAACATACTGGCTCCGAACCATTGACAACCAAGATCTCCGTAGAAACTGGGCTTGGTCATTCAGAAATGGGAACTTGGGCCACAATTATAGATTCCTTTAACCAAAGTTGGATCCAAGTCTTTAACGAGAAAATAATTGCGGAGAATACCGTTAAAAAAACTCCCCTTAGTAGGAAAGAACTACAAAAACAACTCCAGGAGCAGAAAGCCAAACGAAAAAAAGAACTCCGCCCAAAAAAGGGATGA
- a CDS encoding NADP-dependent isocitrate dehydrogenase, which yields MANSSKIIYTKTDESPALATHSFLPIIKAFTAPANVKVESRDISLSARILALFPEYLSEDQRVSDDLAELGQLAKTPEANIIKLPNISASLPQLNSAIAELQKKGYKLPDYPVDPENDEEKEIQLRYDKIKGSAVNPVLREGNSDRRAPKAVKNYAKKHPHRMGEWKSDSKSHVSTMDHGDFFHNEKSLTMDSDDTLSIVLVENSGNKIVLKEGLKVLKGEIIDATVLSKKALVSFLEEQVKDAKDKKVLFSIHLKATMMKVSDPIIFGYAVKVYFADLFEKYADTFKELGINANNGLAVLEKKLTELSDDKRNAILSDIAKIMDENPDLAMVDSDKGITNLHVPSDVIVDASMPAMIRNSGQMWGADGKSHDTKAVIPDSSYAGVYEKTIEFCKKHGAFDPATMGTTPNVGLMAQKAEEYGSHDKTFEIPADGKVEVLNASGKTIIEHKVEKGDIWRMCQAKDLPIQDWIKLAVERARATGDPAVFWLDKNRAHDAELIKKVNKYLPEHNTEGLDIKILSPEDATEYTLERVKAGKDTISVTGNVLRDYLTDLFPILELGTSAKMLSIVPLMDGGGMFETGAGGSAPKHMEQFMEENHLRWDSLGEFLALGVSLEHLGTKYNNPKALVLADALDKATEKYLDNSKSPSRNAKEIDNRGSHFYLAMYWAEALANQDKDQELKKTFTPIAKELREKEDQINKELIDAQGHSVDIGGYYAPTEKLVYEIMRPSKTLNKILTELNPAVALK from the coding sequence ATGGCAAATTCTTCAAAAATTATATACACCAAAACAGACGAATCTCCTGCTTTGGCCACTCATTCATTTTTACCAATTATAAAAGCTTTTACCGCTCCAGCCAATGTTAAGGTCGAAAGCCGTGACATTTCTTTGTCAGCAAGAATATTGGCGTTGTTTCCAGAATATCTTTCCGAAGACCAACGCGTAAGCGATGATTTAGCCGAACTCGGGCAACTTGCCAAAACTCCAGAGGCCAACATCATAAAATTGCCGAATATCAGTGCGTCCCTTCCACAGTTGAACTCCGCTATTGCCGAGCTTCAAAAAAAGGGTTATAAGCTCCCAGATTATCCGGTCGATCCTGAAAATGATGAGGAGAAAGAGATTCAATTAAGATATGACAAAATAAAAGGAAGTGCCGTAAACCCGGTTCTTCGTGAGGGAAACAGCGATAGACGCGCTCCAAAGGCTGTAAAAAATTACGCTAAAAAACATCCGCATAGAATGGGCGAATGGAAATCTGATAGCAAATCACACGTTTCCACAATGGATCACGGAGACTTCTTTCACAATGAAAAATCCCTTACAATGGATTCCGATGATACCTTAAGCATTGTTCTGGTTGAAAATAGCGGAAATAAAATAGTTTTAAAGGAAGGATTAAAAGTTTTAAAGGGCGAAATCATTGATGCCACCGTGTTGAGCAAAAAAGCTTTGGTTTCATTTTTAGAGGAGCAAGTTAAGGATGCAAAGGATAAAAAAGTTTTGTTCTCCATACACCTAAAAGCCACTATGATGAAGGTGAGTGATCCAATTATTTTTGGATACGCAGTAAAGGTTTATTTTGCCGACCTATTTGAAAAATACGCCGATACTTTTAAAGAATTAGGAATAAATGCCAACAATGGTTTGGCCGTATTAGAAAAGAAATTAACTGAACTATCAGATGATAAAAGAAATGCAATCCTTTCGGATATTGCAAAGATAATGGATGAGAATCCAGACTTGGCAATGGTCGATAGTGATAAAGGTATTACCAACCTTCACGTTCCAAGCGACGTGATCGTAGATGCATCAATGCCAGCGATGATTCGGAATTCGGGACAGATGTGGGGAGCTGATGGCAAATCCCACGACACAAAAGCAGTAATTCCAGATAGTAGTTACGCCGGAGTTTATGAAAAAACTATCGAGTTCTGTAAGAAACACGGTGCTTTTGATCCCGCAACAATGGGAACTACGCCCAACGTTGGACTTATGGCCCAAAAAGCAGAGGAATACGGCAGTCACGATAAAACATTTGAAATTCCTGCAGATGGCAAAGTTGAAGTTTTAAATGCCTCTGGAAAAACGATTATAGAGCACAAGGTTGAAAAGGGCGATATATGGAGAATGTGCCAGGCAAAAGATCTGCCCATCCAAGATTGGATAAAACTCGCTGTAGAACGTGCCCGTGCAACTGGAGATCCTGCGGTTTTTTGGTTAGATAAAAACAGGGCCCACGATGCCGAACTCATAAAAAAAGTAAACAAATATCTTCCTGAGCACAATACAGAAGGTTTGGATATAAAAATCCTTTCTCCGGAAGATGCTACTGAATATACTTTGGAGCGTGTTAAAGCAGGAAAGGATACTATCTCGGTTACCGGAAACGTACTTAGGGATTATTTGACGGACCTCTTCCCTATCCTAGAATTGGGAACCAGTGCAAAAATGCTTTCCATCGTTCCGTTGATGGATGGTGGCGGAATGTTTGAAACCGGAGCGGGAGGTTCCGCCCCAAAACATATGGAGCAGTTCATGGAAGAGAACCACTTGCGTTGGGATTCTTTGGGTGAGTTCTTGGCACTTGGAGTTTCATTAGAACATTTAGGAACTAAGTATAACAATCCAAAAGCTCTTGTATTGGCTGATGCGCTGGATAAAGCAACCGAGAAATATTTAGACAACAGCAAATCTCCATCAAGAAACGCAAAAGAAATCGACAACCGTGGAAGCCATTTCTACCTCGCAATGTATTGGGCAGAAGCTTTAGCAAATCAGGATAAAGATCAAGAATTGAAAAAGACCTTCACTCCCATTGCAAAAGAATTGAGAGAAAAAGAAGATCAAATCAATAAAGAGCTTATAGATGCCCAAGGCCATTCTGTGGATATTGGAGGTTATTATGCACCTACCGAAAAATTGGTTTATGAAATAATGCGTCCGAGCAAAACCCTAAATAAGATTCTTACGGAACTTAATCCAGCAGTAGCATTAAAATAG
- the trmD gene encoding tRNA (guanosine(37)-N1)-methyltransferase TrmD: MRIDIITVLPELLQSPFEASILKRAIEKGLVEVHTHNLRDYSTNAYKQIDDYQFGGGAGMVMMIEPIDKCISDLKSQRDYDEVIYMTPDGKTFNQKTANELSLKENIIILCGHYKGVDQRVRDHFITREISVGDFVLSGGELAAALVCDAIIRLIPGVLGDETSALTDSFQDNLLAPPIYTRPAEYKGWTVPEILTSGNTPKIEEWREDQAYKRTEERRPDLLE; encoded by the coding sequence ATGCGAATAGATATAATTACCGTTCTTCCCGAACTCCTTCAAAGCCCTTTTGAGGCGTCCATTTTAAAACGTGCCATTGAAAAAGGACTAGTGGAAGTGCACACTCATAACCTACGTGATTATTCCACAAATGCCTACAAGCAAATAGACGATTACCAATTTGGCGGAGGCGCTGGCATGGTTATGATGATTGAGCCTATTGATAAATGTATTAGCGATCTTAAAAGCCAAAGGGATTATGACGAGGTTATTTATATGACGCCCGATGGAAAAACCTTCAATCAAAAGACCGCCAATGAACTTTCCTTAAAGGAAAATATAATCATTCTTTGCGGCCATTACAAAGGTGTGGACCAACGGGTCCGCGATCATTTTATTACTCGTGAAATCTCTGTGGGTGATTTTGTTTTAAGCGGTGGCGAATTAGCAGCAGCTCTGGTCTGCGATGCTATAATTCGTTTAATTCCAGGAGTTTTGGGCGATGAAACCAGCGCCTTGACCGATTCCTTTCAGGACAATTTATTGGCACCTCCTATTTATACCCGTCCTGCGGAATACAAAGGATGGACCGTTCCAGAAATTTTGACCAGTGGCAATACTCCTAAAATTGAAGAATGGCGTGAAGATCAAGCTTATAAGCGTACGGAAGAAAGACGCCCCGATTTATTAGAATAA
- a CDS encoding DUF885 domain-containing protein, with amino-acid sequence MKSLHILLMFCAVTIFSACKNENKEKENPKTNIAMNADFNRTLENYYEKGLELNPINATFAGDARYNNRFPNFLSDEYIAEQKSFYKNFREEALKYEDSTLSGTEKMSREVLIWECNINLEALEFKNHLYFPIDQMWSINLLMGQLASGKSAQPFKTFEDYRNWLERLDGFVVWLKSAEKRMKEGMAEGYVLPKSLIVKIVPQLKPMTETDLDRNLFFSPIKNLPDNLSEEDKQKITQEYSEMVSEKIIPTYESLYTFMSGDYMKAGRTTSGIEDTPQGDDYYKHQIKLYTTTEMTPDEIHKLGLSEVARISSEMEKVKNQIGFKGDLKEFFEFVRTNKELMPYNEPQQILDHFAQIHETMKPQLKVLFDHMPKTPFEVRQTEKFREKSASAEYNPGSLDGTRPGIFYVPIPDANEYNNYSDESLFLHEAIPGHHYQISLTQENDELPMFRKTLFYSGYGEGWALYCESLGKELGLYTDPYQYFGMLGAEMHRAVRLVVDTGIHSKGWTREDAIQYCLENESEPEAGIISEIERYMANPGQALSYKIGQLKILELRHKAEKVLGDKFKIAEFHNQILETGCIPLQLLEKKIDSWIASQK; translated from the coding sequence ATGAAGAGTTTACACATTTTATTAATGTTTTGTGCCGTTACAATCTTTTCGGCTTGTAAAAATGAAAACAAAGAAAAAGAGAATCCCAAAACCAACATCGCAATGAACGCCGATTTCAACCGAACTTTGGAAAATTACTATGAAAAAGGATTGGAATTAAATCCAATCAACGCCACGTTTGCAGGCGACGCCCGCTATAATAATCGGTTTCCAAATTTCCTGTCCGATGAATATATCGCGGAGCAGAAAAGTTTTTATAAAAATTTTAGAGAAGAAGCGTTAAAATATGAGGATTCCACTTTAAGTGGGACAGAAAAGATGAGCAGAGAGGTTTTGATTTGGGAATGTAATATCAATTTGGAGGCTCTTGAATTTAAAAACCATTTATATTTTCCTATCGACCAAATGTGGTCAATAAACCTGTTAATGGGCCAATTGGCAAGTGGCAAAAGCGCACAACCCTTTAAAACCTTTGAGGATTATAGAAATTGGCTAGAGCGTTTGGACGGTTTTGTGGTATGGCTTAAAAGTGCCGAAAAAAGAATGAAAGAAGGAATGGCCGAAGGTTATGTATTGCCAAAATCATTGATTGTAAAAATTGTGCCCCAACTAAAGCCAATGACAGAAACTGATCTGGATAGGAATTTATTCTTCTCTCCGATTAAGAATCTTCCGGATAATTTATCGGAAGAAGACAAGCAAAAGATCACACAGGAATATTCTGAAATGGTTTCAGAAAAAATAATTCCTACGTATGAAAGTTTATACACATTTATGTCGGGGGATTATATGAAGGCGGGAAGAACCACGTCAGGTATTGAGGACACCCCACAAGGTGATGATTATTATAAACACCAAATAAAGCTCTACACAACTACAGAGATGACCCCAGATGAAATTCATAAACTGGGTTTGAGTGAGGTGGCCCGAATTTCATCAGAAATGGAAAAAGTCAAGAATCAAATTGGTTTTAAAGGGGATTTAAAGGAATTTTTCGAATTTGTACGCACAAATAAAGAATTGATGCCCTATAATGAACCGCAGCAGATCCTGGACCATTTTGCTCAAATTCATGAAACAATGAAACCCCAATTGAAAGTTCTTTTCGACCATATGCCCAAAACCCCGTTTGAGGTAAGACAAACAGAGAAATTCCGTGAAAAATCCGCTAGCGCCGAATATAATCCTGGAAGTTTGGATGGCACAAGACCGGGGATATTTTATGTTCCGATCCCAGATGCTAACGAATACAATAATTATAGTGACGAATCCCTGTTTTTACATGAAGCAATTCCGGGGCATCATTATCAAATCTCCCTAACACAGGAAAATGATGAGCTCCCAATGTTCCGCAAAACTTTATTTTACAGCGGTTATGGAGAAGGTTGGGCACTTTATTGCGAATCTCTCGGAAAAGAACTCGGACTCTACACAGATCCCTATCAATACTTCGGAATGTTGGGTGCGGAAATGCACCGTGCCGTCCGGCTTGTTGTGGATACAGGAATCCACTCTAAGGGATGGACTCGAGAGGATGCTATTCAATATTGTTTGGAAAACGAATCAGAGCCAGAAGCAGGAATCATTTCTGAAATAGAACGATATATGGCCAACCCAGGTCAAGCTTTGTCGTATAAAATAGGTCAGTTAAAAATCTTGGAACTCCGCCATAAAGCCGAAAAGGTGCTTGGCGACAAATTTAAAATAGCGGAATTCCACAATCAAATTTTGGAAACTGGCTGCATTCCTCTGCAATTACTAGAAAAAAAAATCGACTCTTGGATCGCTTCGCAAAAATAA